In Sphaeramia orbicularis chromosome 10, fSphaOr1.1, whole genome shotgun sequence, the following proteins share a genomic window:
- the rab33a gene encoding ras-related protein Rab-33A, giving the protein MTNDSPEEETRVPSCGGAGGGGGGGRGIPRKNRADDNVTILTPSMDYHRASRSRASSSTEAAQSLTSSVDLSTSSLELSIQTRIFKIIVIGDSNVGKTCLTFRFTGGSFPDKTEATIGVDFREKAVEIEGETIKVQVWDTAGQERFRKSMVEHYYRNVHAVVFVYDVTKMTSFRNLQTWIEECNGHRVSASVPRVLVGNKCDLVDQIQVPSNMALKFADSHNMLLFETSAKDPRESQNVDSIFMSLACRLKAQKSLLYRDVEREDGRVRLTQETETKSSCPC; this is encoded by the exons ATGACTAACGATTCCCCGGAGGAGGAGACCCGAGTTCCGAGCTGCGGAGGAGCAGGAGGTGGAGGCGGAGGAGGGAGAGGCATCCCGCGGAAAAACCGAGCGGACGACAATGTGACTATCCTGACACCCTCCATGGATTACCACAGAGCCAGCCGGAGCCGGGCCAGCAGCAGCACCGAAGCTGCCCAGAGCCTCACGTCCTCCGTGGACCTCAGCACCTCCTCCCTGGAGCTAAGCATCCAGACGCGGATCTTTAAGATCATCGTCATCGGGGACTCCAACGTGGGGAAGACCTGCCTCACCTTCCGCTTCACCGGAGGCAGCTTCCCCGACAAGACCGAGGCCACGATCGGCGTGGATTTCAGGGAGAAGGCGGTGGAGATTGAAGGGGAGACTATAAAG GTTCAGGTATGGGACACAGCAGGCCAGGAGCGCTTCCGTAAATCCATGGTGGAACACTACTACCGGAATGTCCATGCAGTGGTTTTTGTGTACGATGTTACCAAGATGACTTCCTTCCGCAACCTACAGACATGGATAGAG GAGTGTAATGGCCATAGGGTCTCAGCATCAGTGCCTCGAGTCCTGGTGGGAAACAAGTGCGACCTTGTGGACCAAATACAG GTGCCCTCCAATATGGCACTGAAGTTTGCAGATTCCCACAACATGCTGCTGTTTGAGACGTCAGCCAAGGACCCAAGGGAGAGTCAGAACGTAGACTCCATCTTTATGTCCTTGGCTTGCCGCCTGAAAGCCCAGAAATCCCTCCTCTACAGAGATGTGGAGAGAGAAGATGGGAGAGTGCGACTCACGCAAGAGACTGAAACAAAGAGCAGTTGTCCATGTTGA
- the LOC115427615 gene encoding uncharacterized protein LOC115427615: METFLVFQHTYTIRREDQLPVTERLENPDSTMDATEVLEESLQNMSIQDAEIQNMDEQEINDLKNSVIDWGDGGGVNNDEDIEADDSQYEDYVPHISIRMGGALQAPPCLDSLPLIDASETVHDIPDIEPPSVDLPPPHQPNFPTLDVMTEDDLIGKQASITYEDCLEQLAITLVLPVQKCPYRCGVSQVECQYRPPFEVTITRRGTASIMEWTCPVGHAVWRWSSQPTVKYRMLAGDFMLASNILLSGNNYAKISLLFQFMNMGMVDQSSFFSIQDTYCVDTVKEFWEERRAEAIHRLKDRDVVIVADGRMDSPGHCAQYCTYTAMENESTEIISVITVDKRETGRNSIIMEREAFVRTVDGLLNEVKLVEVCTDAHVQISTLMNKGKYKDLGVQHSLDMWHGAKNLAKRIHAAAQVKGQSSLSYWLKDIVNHFWWCCKTADSYEDFHELWLGLLHHVTNEHKWVLGGCQHADLESGGSQQWLVRDSMAHGALKSIVRNKRWLNEVHKYLNFRSTADLESFQNHILMYANKRTAFSPPVFEARMLLAAMDYNYHKDRPEFCKSDGSKLYKRLYNKNARRYMLYTVKASKTYGYIPQLQTMILRKRIAGKGMPRRRTLRPDDPRATCHTPS, encoded by the exons ATGGAAACATTTCTAGTGTTCCAACACACCTACACTATCCGTAGAGAGGACCAGCTGCCTGTGACGGAAAGACTCGAAAATCCTGACAGCACCATGGATGCCACTGAGGTTCTAGAGGAAAG TCTACAGAACATGAGCATCCAGGATGCTGAAATCCAGAACATGGATGAGCAGGAGATAAATGACCTGAAGAATAGTGT AATTGATTGGGGTGATGGTGGAGGTGTCAATAATGATGAAGACATTGAAGCAGATGACAGTCAGTATGAGGACTATGTCCCTCATATTAGTATTCG GATGGGTGGAGCATTGCAGGCACCACCATGCCTAGACAGTCTGCCTTTGATAGATGCAAGTGAGACAGTACATGACATCCCGGATATAGAGCCTCCATCAGTCGACCTACCTCCACCTCATCAACCTAATTTCCCTACACTGGATGTCATGACTGAAGACGACCTAATTGGTAAACAAGCCTCCATCACATATGAGGATTGTTTGGAGCAGCTAGCAATAACCCTTGTGCTTCCAGTCCAAAAGTGCCCATACAGATGTGGTGTCAGCCAAGTGGAGTGTCAGTACCGTCCTCCCTTTGAAGTTACCATTACTCGCAGGGGTACTGCGAGCATCATGGAATGG ACCTGTCCTGTTGGCCATGCTGTTTGGAGATGGAGCTCACAGCCTACTGTGAAATACAGGATGCTGGCAGGGGACTTTATGTTGGCCAGCAATATCCTGCTCTCAGGGAACAACTACGCCAAAATCTCTCTTCTGTTTCAGTTCATGAACATGGGGATGGTGGACCAGAGTTCCTTCTTCAGTATTCAGGACACATATTGTGTAGATACTGTAAAGGAATTTTGGGAGGAGAGGAGGGCTGAGGCTATACATCGCCTAAAAGACAGAGATGTGGTGATAGTAG CGGATGGAAGAATGGACAGCCCTGGACATTGTGCCCAGTACTGTACATACACTGCAATGGAGAATGAATCAACGGAAATAATCTCTGTCATCACTGTGGACAAAAGGGAGACTGGGCGAAATTCCATAATCATGGAGAGAGAGGCATTTGTGCGGACAGTTGACGGGCTTCTGAATGAGGTGAAGCTAGTGGAGGTCTGCACTGATGCCCATGTCCAGATCTCTACCCTAATGA ACAAAGGAAAGTACAAAGACCTTGGGGTGCAGCACAGCCTGGATATGTGGCATGGGGCTAAGAATTTGGCAAAAAGGATCCATGCT GCTGCACAGGTCAAGGGTCAGTCAAGTTTGAGCTACTGGCTGAAAGATATTGTCAACCACTTTTGGTGGTGCTGCAAAACAGCAGATTCTTACGAAGACTTCCAT GAGTTGTGGCTTGGACTTCTACATCATGTcacaaatgaacacaagtgggtACTGGGAGGCTGCCAGCATGCAGACTTGGAATCTGGTGGAAGTCAACAGTGGCTTGTGAGAGACTCCATGGCACATGGGGCCCTGAAGAGCATCGTTAGAAACAAGAGGTGGCTTAACGAGGTCCACAAATACCTGAACTTTAG GTCCACTGCTGATCTGGAGTCCTTCCAAAATCACATTTTAATGTATGCCAACAAGCGTACAGCATTTAGCCCTCCTGTCTTTGAGGCCAGGATGCTCCTTGCAGCGATGGACTATAATTATCACAAGGACCGCCCTGAGTTTTGCAAATCAGATGGAAGCAAACT GTATAAGAGACTATATAACAAAAATGCACGCAGGTATATGCTGTACACTGTGAAGGCATCTAAGACGTATGGCTACATCCCACAACTGCAAACTATGATTCTTCGGAAGAGAATAGCTGGGAAGGGGATGCCCAGACGGAGGACACTTCGACCTGATGACCCCA GGGCTACATGCCACACTCCAAGTTAG